A window from Amphiura filiformis unplaced genomic scaffold, Afil_fr2py scaffold_31, whole genome shotgun sequence encodes these proteins:
- the LOC140143894 gene encoding retinoschisin-like: protein MEGTTSEETSFEGTTSETTSYQTSLKETSSQESTTLAQACSQPMALGMESGSISDAQLSASSYYVWITVHFSPSEGRLNNDIYWASKGNDMGEWFQVDFLSVVTVTEIITQGTGKWNVEEWVTELRIEFGDSASTLLPIRNAGDNMIFTANTDQYSEVPIFFPEPITTKILRIIPTAWQKWRSLRLEVVGCN from the exons ATGGAAGGGACAACCTCTGAGGAAACTTCATTTGAAGGAACCACTTCTGAGACGACTTCTTACCAAACAAGTTTAAAAGAGACATCTTCTCAAGAATCGACGACATTGGCACAAG CATGTAGTCAACCCATGGCTCTTGGTATGGAAAGTGGATCGATCAGCGATGCCCAGCTCAGCGCATCTTCTTACTATGTATGGATTACTGTTCATTTTAGCCCTTCAGAAGGCAGACTCAACAACGACATCTATTGGGCATCTAAAGGTAACGACATGGGGGAGTGGTTCCAGGTGGATTTCTTATCTGTAGTCACAGTCACCGAGATCATTACACAAGGAACAGGGAAATGGAACGTAGAGGAATGGGTAACAGAGCTTCGTATTGAATTTGGAGACTCTGCAAGTACATTGTTGCCTATAAGGAATGCTGGTGATAATATG ATATTTACTGCGAATACTGATCAATACTCCGAAGTTCCTATATTTTTCCCAGAACCAATCACTACAAAGATTCTGCGAATCATTCCTACAGCATGGCAAAAGTGGCGCTCTCTTCGTCTGGAAGTAGTTGGctgcaattaa